A window of the Tursiops truncatus isolate mTurTru1 chromosome 14, mTurTru1.mat.Y, whole genome shotgun sequence genome harbors these coding sequences:
- the CEP68 gene encoding LOW QUALITY PROTEIN: centrosomal protein of 68 kDa (The sequence of the model RefSeq protein was modified relative to this genomic sequence to represent the inferred CDS: inserted 3 bases in 2 codons), whose product MALGEEKAEAAAAXRRPRALGGWSCPYQELDPAGPARGEQPPHLQAEGGLXSPVRGAQGLPAPACHGGTGPGPSGACQPQASGASREPAAGGSKPALSSLLPPASLGTGDWRSVRSQMEETRPSASEELPQTHTIPRTAALCSGHDADTEDDPSPVESPQALDHSPQSHVSGFPFPSRCRSAVSPGATAPQSSSCSVCASSPGSSLQGHQEKVEPQSCSLAKVSSSLELAVPPSAPSVVGPGPRLQWSPQPVSSGGDAPGLGRRRLSFQAEYWACVLPDSLPPSPDRHSPLWSPNKEYEDLLDYTYPLRPGPQLPKHLDSRVLAEPVLQDSGIDLDSFSVSPASTLKSPTNVSHSCPPAEAAALPFSGPREPILKRWPSGVPQKQGSVGLASCSPIASTPRAPGSRDTPWESREPALRGMKHWPPVGKHLELGSPYLRTRDRGWPSPRLEREKGASQGIERFACTESGWKPQEEAESEDEYLALPSRLTQVSSLVSYLGCIPTLVPLPTDAAEGQRSLDVSDSDGPASLPSDSSQSQLPSGAALRGSRSPEDHNHCLLRSFVRARGSGGEGSLLSSQALGVSSGPLRTHACLPAMLDQRASSDPDAEGQPPRKGGEQGKESLVQCVKTFCCQLEELIRWLYNVADAADHLTASRSSLTGLKSSLQLYRQFKKDIDEHQSLTESVLQKGEILLQCLLDNTPVLKDILGRISRQPSELESHADHLYDTILASLDTLAGCTLIPENTPMAHRNASVKGISLASSQEEM is encoded by the exons ATGGCCCTgggagaagaaaaggcagaggcagCTGCGGC GCGAAGGCCCCGTGCCCTGGGGGGGTGGAGCTGCCCGTATCAGGAGCTGGACCCCGCAGGGCCTGCGCGTGGGGAGCAGCCGCCCCACCTGCAAGCCGAGGGGGGCC CCTCCCCTGTCAGGGGTGCCCAGGGGcttcctgcccctgcctgccACGGTGGGACTGGCCCTGGCCCCTCGGGAGCCTGCCAGCCGCAGGCCAGCGGGGCCAGCAGGGAGCCGGCAGCGGGTGGGTCTAAGCCAGCTCTCAGTTCCCTGCTTCCCCCTGCCAGCCTGGGGACTGGAGATTGGCGCTCCGTGAGAAGCCAG ATGGAGGAGACTAGGCCTTCTGCCTCAGAGGAGCTACCTCAGACTCACACCATTCCCAGAACCGCCGCCCTTTGCTCAGGACATGATGCTGACACTGAAGATGACCCGTCCCCAGTGGAGTCGCCGCAGGCGCTAGACCACAGCCCACAGTCTCACGTCTCAGGGTTCCCGTTCCCGTCAAGGTGCAGGTCCGCGGTGAGCCCAGGTGCCACTGCGCCTCAGTCTTCCAGCTGCAGCGTCTGTGCCTCATCCCCGGGCAGCAGCCTCCAGGGTCACCAGGAAAAGGTGGAGCCTCAGAGTTGCTCCCTTGCCAAGGTCTCCTCCTCTCTGGAGCTGGCTGTCCCGCCGTCGGCCCCCTCGGTGGTGGGGCCGGGGCCTCGGCTCCAGTGGTCGCCCCAGCCAGTGTCCTCAGGGGGCGATGCTCCCGGGCTGGGCAGGAGGCGCCTCTCCTTCCAGGCCGAGTACTGGGCCTGCGTGCTGCCGgattccctgcctccctcccctgacCGCCACTCCCCGCTCTGGAGCCCGAATAAAGAGTATGAAGACCTGCTGGACTATACTTACCCCCTCAGGCCCGGGCCTCAGCTCCCAAAACACCTTGACAGCCGCGTGCTGGCTGAGCCCGTCCTGCAGGACTCAGGCATAGACCTGGATAGCTTCTCCGTCTCCCCAGCAAGCACCCTGAAGTCACCCACTAATGTCTCGCACAGTTGCCCACCAGCAGAGGCTGCTGCCCTGCCGTTCTCAGGGCCCAGAGAGCCGATCCTCAAGCGGTGGCCCTCTGGAGTACCCCAGAAGCAGGGCAGTGTGGGGTTGGCATCTTGTAGCCCCATTGCCTCTACCCCTAGAGCCCCAGGCAGTAGGGACACTCCTTGGGAGAGCAGAGAGCCAGCCCTGAGGGGCATGAAGCACTGGCCACCTGTGGGCAAGCACCTTGAGCTGGGCTCTCCCTACCTGAGAACACGGGACAGAGGGTGGCCCTCGCCCAGGCTGGAAAGGGAGAAGGGGGCCAGCCAGGGTATCGAGCGCTTCGCCTGCACGGAGTCTGGGTGGAAACCACAGGAGGAGGCGGAAAGTGAGGACGAGTATCTGGCCCTGCCCTCTCGGCTGACGCAGGTTTCTAGCTTGGTTTCGTATCTGGGTTGCATTCCCACCTTGGTGCCCCTGCCCACTGATGCTGCCGAAGGGCAGAGATCCCTGGATGTGTCAGACAGTGATGGGCCAGCTTCCCTCCCGTCAGACTCCAGCCAAAGCCAGCTTCCCTCTGGGGCTGCCCTCAGAGGGTCCCGAAGCCCTGAGGACCACAACCACTGTTTGCTGCGCTCCTTCGTCCGCGCAAGGGGCTCAGGAGGAGAGGGCAGTCTGCTGagcagccaggccctgggggtcTCCTCTGGACCACTGAGAACACACGCCTGCTTGCCGGCGATGTTGGACCAGCGGGCATCCTCGGATCCAGATGCTGAAGGGCAGCCTCCCAGGAAAGGAGGAGAGCAGGGAAAAGAGTCGCTCGTGCAGTGTGTGAAG ACATTTTGCTGTCAGCTGGAAGAGCTGATCCGCTGGCTGTATAATGTAGCAGACGCTGCTGACCACCTGACTGCATCCAGGTCCAGCCTTACAGGCCTCAAGTCTTCTCTGCAGCTTTACCGG CAATTTAAGAAAGATATAGATGAACACCAGTCCCTGACGGAGAGCGTCTTACAGAAAGGGGAGATTCTACTTCAGTGCCTGTTGGATAATACCCCAG TGTTAAAGGACATCCTCGGGAGGATCTCCAGGCAGCCCAGCGAGCTGGAGAGCCATGCAGATCACCTGTATGACACTATCTTAGCCTCTCTGGACACCCTGGCTGGCTGCACCCTCATCCCCGAGAACACACCAATGGCACACAGGAACGCCAGTGTGAAGGGGATTAGCCTG